The Plasmodium yoelii strain 17X genome assembly, chromosome: 8 DNA window tgataaaataatgataaaataatgataaaaataatgataaaataatgataaaaataatgataaaaataatgttgaGACAATAGGATCCaaccatatttatttataaaattcgaATTATTCATatcacataaaaaatataatataatcttggtttttttaaaatgaaaCATGAAAAAACATCCAAATATATGAgatcatataattttatatgcCCAGCTTTATATACCAccatattataaacaaattaacttattatataatatgcttattatatgtgcataattatatacatatttttattgccTTTATGTTACtaaattgtttaaaaaaattgtcgtttttttaaaagacgaattaaaaattttgttttCATAAAGAAGCAaaaggaaatatatatattaaataaagtGAAATGCATATGTGTgcttttctatatatatatatatttttttttatatttttttttttttttaatttataatatttaatcaTTTTGAAaactaaaataaaaacaataaataagTTTAATATAGAACATTTCATGATGTATATGAAAcaatatttagaaaaaaaaataaacttgATAAATTAGCAAATTTAAAAAtcttaaatataataattttccatACCAAAAAATACAGCAAACAATGTTGTTAGTGTATAATATCTTCccatgcacatatatatatgcataaatattttgtgtatatttttaaagcaactcaaatttgtttttctgtttttattaaatatgtaatgcaaatttattatataattgttacgaaaaaaaaagatatatataattatatctaTTCTGCTTTGTTTGTTTGGAGGGTTTTCATAACTTCTTTTGACCTTTTATGCATATCTTCAATTAATTTACTAATTTCTGCATTGTCATATAAACCTAAATTATTTCCATactgattttttatttccattttttcttCTAAATCGTATTTCCTTCTATTTCCAATCATTGCAAATCCtaaattgtgaaaaaaaaaaaaaaaaaaaaaaaaaaaaaaacaatatgataatgatagtgataatatgcatattgtatttatagctatatattttgttgtaaattatcaaaaataaaaattcatattaAACTAACCTGATAATGGTAATGCTTCCGATCTAAAGTCGATACTTTTTGCAATTTTGTGTTGAGGTATAACTGCATTTTCGTCGtctaaaaaagggaaaaacaGGTTATTCGGTATTTCGCCTTTTACTTATATTTTCACTCATTTTGTTTAAATTATGTGGATATTTACCTGGATGTAGAAACTTGTTTGGTGGCTTAATGAAGTCTTTATAGACATTTTCTACGCAAAAGGgggacaaaaaaaaaaaaaaaaaataataatataaaatatctcaattaattttattatatgtagTATGGGGAattgaatatataattcTTACTATTTTGTAACATGTCCTTTATTCTTTTATTGAGATTTGCGATATTTTGTTTCTCTATCGTTTCTGCATTtccaaacaaaaaaaaaagtgaaagaaaataaatttgaattGTGTATAGAATATTACACAATAAAAGATATCAACTagtaatatgtatatgcatatgcatatgcatatgcTTTCGAtttagtaaaaataaaataaaataaaattgttatagcatataatatatttcaatgctattttatattatatgtatttactaaaatatgttattcattatttatttttatttttatttatttatttttattcatttttatttatttatttttatttatatgtaccATGAACATGAACTCTTTTGACCGTTCTGAATCTTCTCTTAACTTTAGATCTCAATCCTTTTGccatttttcaaaaataattgttttgttataattaaattgtattattttacttATACCGTTGTAGTataattattgttattataaaaatataatttttaataaattgcTAATATTGCATAATTTATAAtgatttttcaaaataaccAATggtactatttttttttaaattttaaattgacTTTAAATATCAAGCTCAGTTAAGCAATcaaaaaaaagggaaaaaaaaagaaaaaaaaaagaaaaaaaaaaagaaaaaaaaagaaaaaaaaagaaaaatatatatataataagcaacatacatataaaatatgtacatataaaaatatatacatatatatatatatatatacatacatatatgtaacgaaatatatgcatactcTATTTCTTAGCCAATTTAATAGGGCACGCTGTAAAAATTTCCTTTATGCAAATAAAGTTTTTACAGCGATTTTCATTAAAAAGcaagcatataaataaagcGTAAGCAAAATAAAGCGGAagtaaaacaaaataaaactgTCAAATAAACGCTACTACATTTATGCGCATTATAACATGCTTGTACATTCCCTTTTCTTTCCAAATATACtaattactattatttttaaaataaattttaattccAATGTGGCTAAATAAATCGTGTTGGtgagttataaaaaaaaatgtgaataaaaaaacaaatatatcaCTTAAAATGGGggtaaatattaatataatttgaataaattttaaaagcCAAAAACGAAAAGCTACGCAACAGTTTGTATGCAACAGTTTGTATGCAACAATTTGTATGCAACAATTTGTATGAACAATTTGTATGCACATGCTTAGCACATGCGTAGTTATAACACCGCGCTTTTAGCTTGCTTACAAATTAACATGGTATATAGATTAccatatccattttttttttcgaacaTGAATATCTTTTGAGGCTTTGTAATAAAAGTTTTGATAAGTTGGTGAGTCCAGGGTAAAATTTGgagatataatttttatatggtTTTCTAAAGTTTtgaaatttaaatttaatttttttgaatttgaTAAAAGTTTGAATAAATCAAAAATTTGGATATcttgaaaattatttttgtgtGCAATTTctacaattttatatataatattatcatttttatataatatttttgcacatgaatttatatatttaattgcAAGTTGAGGtgataaataattttgatttaTATCAAGTCTTGAAATAAGAATATTATCAACaattgtaaataatttattatgaatataatatattttactatatgcataaattatattaattaaatcaatattttctaatgtatatattttattattattaataaataattcggctaatatattatagacatcttttttcatatataaatttcgACTAAaacttaataaataattcattAAATCTATGGATGTACAATTTctaaaaagatatatataatttgaattaacATTAAAATGGCTGTGATctatttttgataataatatatttatattacaatttatttttgttaaagaAATTAGACATTGAGACAAATCTGCATAATCCATATAATTGtacatattttgtaaaaataataatatctcattatttaattcatcaatatgcatattaaatttactatatgaatataaaatcttagttacattttttgtcatattcattattatttcattttgttcattattatttattaaaaaatataatgatagaaatttatcattttttccctcgtctatatttatatcattttctgTCTGATTTTTATCTAAACTTGttttacaattattatttattttgtaattttcAAACACTTTTTTTCTCATAATATCTTcattatagtattttatatttttcaataaaactggatataaataaagaaataatttttcatgatatattttacacTTAGCATaagaatatattaattttattaaattatgaaaacttatatttttttttatatccatatttataatataatttcctacattcaaaaataatttactataatttttataaaaatttttatcttttttaataGTTTCTCTTAATTGATCagattttatattatcattaatttttttacttttttttgaaGCTAATATAATTCCAAAAGATTCCAAAATTTCGCATAATTCTATATTTGAAAAAcatgtataataatttgatataatttgaataatttCTTGCAAAGGCATATTTTCAAATTCgattatatttcttttatataatattgaataagaataaaaactGTTACTAATAGTTAAGGTACTACATGTAcctaatataatattttcttttaatttgttcataatatttGATAACATTTTATTGTCTTGATAAAAAGAATTTACTAATATTCGAAGTATTATTGATAATAATTCTGAGTctgttattttatatatatcatcatttaaattatcttttattaaattatttatacacactaatttatttaatgtgtgtaataataaaaatattattctcatatctttttcattttttataaaatataacattctTCTATTTAatccattttctatattttcattcataatatttttttttttttttgatatttttataagtctatataaaacatttaaaaatttaactCCATCTTTACTACATTCTTTTTCTATGTTATTCTctttaccattttttatatcaccAATAGggttatcatatttttcttctttttttgtgttttccaattttgtttttattatattctttatttctttattttttcgtaAAATTGAGgcttcaaatatattttcattatcttcattatcttcattatcttcattattttcatcattttcatcattttcattattttcattatcttcacattttatattatctacATAACGATTGTTACTCTTTGTTGATGCTCTTTTTCTACCTTttgaatttaataaatatgaatgtTTCCTAgaacttatatttttttttttttttgcaattcttccccatatttttatattttctccTTCACAAATATAACCATATTTtcgaaaaataaaacaaggTGGACACTGTTTTGGGGTTttatcaaatattttttggtcaattgtttcatttttattataattactaTATGTTATGTTTCTATACTTATTGTAATGAAAAACGGATTtgcttttttcttttatatatccATTTATTCGAGTCAAATTTCGTATATAATTTATGGGGGGGTGCCAAAATTTTGGTGACTCGTTAAGGCAAATATGAAACATTTTCCTCAATCgttacataaaatataaagtcACCAAAACATAACAAATAAAGGAAAAGAGAAAGGGAAAAAAAGAAGAGAAAGGAAAAGAAAGGATGCGAAACAAATAATATGCTGCACCATACATGGTATATGCATAAACAAAACGGAGggtaaataatatttacattttaaaaataatgacatatataaataaaaaactgAAATTAATTAcgcatatatgtatgcatgtatgtatgAATTACAAAATGTGCAAAAGGTCATCtatttattttccttttcagttttgttatttatgctatttatattatccttCATATTATCAATTATGGGACTAAAAATGTAATATCCACTGCATACTCCTATAATAACTGCTACACATATGCTCTTAATATCTGTTcttcttttcatttttattataactatttaaatatagcataatttataaaattatatcttCGTCACAGTTatcaaacaaaatatataaaaaataataaaaataaaaaaattctaCATAAGGAAATATTCCTATAAATATGTCGGAATTATTTaaacaaaacaaatataatttccCCACTTTATTAAAtccatatatacatgtataaaTTAATACTACCCAAATAAAATGCTATTAAAGATTTGGCATAGGAATACACAAATGTGTTTTgtctttaaattttataatttatttttttatataatcttAGCATTCGAACAAAATGCCACGATTAAGATTTGAAGGAATATTAAAGATAGTgctatgcatatataattaatttttatagaaaggaaaaaaaaaaaaaatataatatatatacaatatatatatatataatgtatatattaaacttCCTTATTCTTTTTGGCGAAAAATGGAAACACACTTtttcttataaaaaatgcatacaattttttaaacgCATTAATAGAAACAATATTGAAGAAAATTTCATCTTTAACTTTTCCAATGTGATAAAAATTAactacatttttattaggtttTCCAAAAGAGGTGGTGTTATATAcacttattatatatttattcattaatttatatttttattattttcctaATTTCATAACCATTTTATTACcttaaatattttcatacatAATATTGTATGCTTATATAGAGAAAACcttacatataaaaaacacATCGCTTTAAACCACACCTATAAcattatatgcatttttatataccCACTTTGGATCTTCTTTATACCCTTACATATtcaccaaaaaaaaaaaagaaatttttttataaataacgaaattgcaataaaaaaaattcaaattatgAGGAAAAATATAACTGCAACTTAtttgtaataaaattattttcgtAGAAAACCATAAtctcatatttatatatatgcttacATTCTAAGGAAGCTCAAACAAAGcgtgtatttatttttgcgCAATgcaatattaaaaatatattacatacatatatataatatatatagatatttaAATTAAGCTGCTGTAATAATTGTTTTGTGAAACGATAACAAgttagttatatatatgtgataTATGCATACGTGCCTtcaagtaaaaaaaataataattattgtgTTAGCaatatataacaaataatattaaatctttataaaaatatatggaattatttttcttatatttcttatatttcttttctatatttacaaattaattaataaaaaacattttcatcatatttatttcaatattTAGTTGTagattaaataatttacaaataaaaactTTGAAAATTTAACAAGTTCCTTCAattttattccttttttaatctcttattattttaatttaatttaattaattttatttttttttatttttttttatttttttttattttttttttttttttccaaaatgGCTAGCAATAACGCAAATTTATTAACAGTTAAGGGAGAAAGTGACTATGGAAaattaaattcatttttcGCTGAAAACTCTTACTTTGAAAATTATATGTTAAGTggaaatgatataaaaatttacaatCAAATAAAATGTGTAATTAATAAAGATAGTTATCCTCATTTATATCGTTGGTATAACCATATTAGTTCTTTACCAAATTATgttttagataaatatatggataataaaaattgtaaaaaaaattgtcccAAAAAAGCTACCA harbors:
- a CDS encoding heptatricopeptide repeat-containing protein, putative — protein: MFHICLNESPKFWHPPINYIRNLTRINGYIKEKSKSVFHYNKYRNITYSNYNKNETIDQKIFDKTPKQCPPCFIFRKYGYICEGENIKIWGRIAKKKKNISSRKHSYLLNSKGRKRASTKSNNRYVDNIKCEDNENNENDENDENNEDNEDNEDNENIFEASILRKNKEIKNIIKTKLENTKKEEKYDNPIGDIKNGKENNIEKECSKDGVKFLNVLYRLIKISKKKKNIMNENIENGLNRRMLYFIKNEKDMRIIFLLLHTLNKLVCINNLIKDNLNDDIYKITDSELLSIILRILVNSFYQDNKMLSNIMNKLKENIILGTCSTLTISNSFYSYSILYKRNIIEFENMPLQEIIQIISNYYTCFSNIELCEILESFGIILASKKSKKINDNIKSDQLRETIKKDKNFYKNYSKLFLNVGNYIINMDIKKNISFHNLIKLIYSYAKCKIYHEKLFLYLYPVLLKNIKYYNEDIMRKKVFENYKINNNCKTSLDKNQTENDINIDEGKNDKFLSLYFLINNNEQNEIIMNMTKNVTKILYSYSKFNMHIDELNNEILLFLQNMYNYMDYADLSQCLISLTKINCNINILLSKIDHSHFNVNSNYIYLFRNCTSIDLMNYLLSFSRNLYMKKDVYNILAELFINNNKIYTLENIDLINIIYAYSKIYYIHNKLFTIVDNILISRLDINQNYLSPQLAIKYINSCAKILYKNDNIIYKIVEIAHKNNFQDIQIFDLFKLLSNSKKLNLNFKTLENHIKIISPNFTLDSPTYQNFYYKASKDIHVRKKKWIW